Genomic DNA from Triticum dicoccoides isolate Atlit2015 ecotype Zavitan chromosome 4B, WEW_v2.0, whole genome shotgun sequence:
TACAGGGTTTGAGTTTGTATGATTACATCACATGAAAAAATATAAGCTTTTTTTCAAGAGGTTTGAGTTGATGTCGTCCTCCCACCTTGTGCTACGAAAACAGAAGTTCAGCGGCACGCTATGGAGTGGGCAGATTAAACCAGTTTTGTGAGAGATTAGTTTAGTGTGTGAGTGTAGGACTGCCTTTGTTGATGTTCGCATCAACTTAGGATCTTGTAATCAAATTTCTGTCTTTTATAAAAATATATGATACGCAATTTGCGTACTCTTGAACAAAAAATAGACACACCAGAAAAAAAATCCCATGAACCGGCGGCATACACACCATCACTGCCTGCCACTCCAGGTCCACGGTCGGCTCGCATAATTCCGAAGAGGGCGACGCGGAGGCTGACCAATCCAACGAGCCAGCGAGCGATCCACAGATGGAGCcggcccgtcggcgccggcggAGGGCGCACACGGcggacgaggcggcggcggtgctgcGCAAGGCCTGGTGCCGGCTGCGGCTGTCGGCGCGCGACCCGGCGCGGGTGCCGCCGTGGGACGCCGTCGCGCTCACGGCCGCCAGCCCCGAGCAGGCCGCGCTCTACGGCCGCCAGCTCGCGCGCGCGCGCCGCCTCGGCCGCTTCCCGCCCTCCACCGCCGCCCTCGCCGTCCCGGACCCCGACGGCGCCCGCATCGGCTCCGGCGCCGCCACGCTCCACGCCGTCGCCTCCCTcgcccgccgcctcctctcccAGGTCAGCCAGGCCCTCCTACCTCGCTCCGCCTTTCCCTCGCCTGCTCGCGCCACAGAGCTGTACTGGCAGTCAGTCGGTAGATTTCTTCTCCCTTGACCTGAAGAATTTTGACATCTGAACTGAATTTCTCTTGCAGGCCACCAAGGAAGAGATCGCCGAATTCCGTCTCCTCCCCGAGGCGAACGGCTCCTCCATCCCGCCGGCCTCCGTGGCGCGCTTCATGGCCACCAAGCACGTGCTGCTGCTCCACGCCGGCGGCGACAGCAAGAGGGTTCCCTGGGCGAACCCCATGGGGAAGGCCTTCCTGCCGGTGCCTTACCTGGCCGGGGACAACCCCGACGGGCCTGTCCCGCTGCTCTTCGACCACATCCTCGCCGTCTCAGCCAGCGCAAGGCAAGCATTCAAGAACCAAGGTTGTCTTGAGACTTTGCAGGGAAAACTAGCAATTTCTGAGAAATAAATAGGTTCCATTTGATTGATATAGCCTGATCAGGTGGGATCTTCATAATGACCGGGGATGTTCTACCGTGCTTCGATGCCTCGAACCTACTCCTCCCCGATGACGCTGCGTGCATCGTCACTGCGCCGACCACGCTCGATGTGGCCTCTAATCATGGAGTGGTGGTGGCGTCCAAGGATGGAACCGAGGCGCAGAATTATTCTCTCTGTTTGGTTGATAATCTCCTGCAGAAGCCGACAGTGAGCGAGCTTGTCGAGGGCCAGGCCATTCTAGATGATGGTAGAGCACTACTTGACACGGGGATAATTGCAGTGAGGGGTAAAGCATGGCAGGAGCTTGTTTCCCTTGCATACTCATCTAGCCAGACCATGATTGAGGAGATCATAACTAGCAGAAAAGAGGCAAGCTATCGTTTCCGGCATTGATATGTGAGCTATAACATTTAACAAATGTAGATGTAGATTTTCTTTCTGACATCTTTCTAATCACTTCCCTGTGCCCCACATAAGACATAACCACTTTTGCATGCCGCACGACAGCCAATTTATGTTTATGCAAACTAGGTTCAGGAAATTATGTCAGTGCGATTATTATGCAAAAATACTTGATGAATTTGTGTAcattttgctattcctgaaaagtaCCAAATTGCAATTTATGTTGACCTAGTCTGTTTTGCTCTTACCCCTGATAGGCGGGCAGCCGGACACGTTTTGTTATAGGAATTGAATGTGTATTGTCTATCTGAATGGTCACTTTTCTGCCAAAGAGAAACACTAACAGATGGACAAGATCACTGTGTCTCGTATTGAAAACAGATTTCTTGCGAAAGCAAGGGGAAAATAAAGAAAATATTCAAAATCCAACTGTTCTTATCTTACCATGTTTAATTTAAACTGCTAGCCTCAAAGACATAATTAACGATGTTCCATTTTAGCTTTCATTATGTCTGCTCATACTTGTCAATCTACTGCAGCTGAGTTTATATGAAGATCTTGTGGCTGCATGGGTACCAACCAAGCATGAATGGTTGAGGGACCGTCCATTTGGCAAGGAACTAATTGCTGCTTTAGGAAGACATAAGATGTTCAGCTTTTGTTCATGTATGTCCCTGGTTATATATAGTTATTATCTTGTTATGATTGCTTATTTGCTTTGTGGTACTGTATTATATAGATTTTCTATCTCTAGCTTATGCTTAAGCTTTCGTCGATTTATGAATAGTTCATCTGTTTTCTTGGTCCAGTTGTGCAAATAGAATGCTAAGTTGGGACTACTTTCCTTTTCAGATGACTTCTCATTTTTGCATTTTGGTACATCTGCTGAGGTTCTTGATCATTTGGCGGGTTCATATTCAGGACTTGTGGGTCGAAGGCACATGTGTTCGGTACCAGAGACCACTGCTTGTGATATTGCTGCGACAACAGTGATTTTGTGTAGCAAAATTTCTGCCGGGGTATCAATTGGAGAGGATTCATTGGTTTATGATTCATCACTTTCAGGCAGAGTAAGGATTGGCTCTCAGTCAATCGTTGTTGGGGTGAATATACATGAGTTACATGGGGATAGTCCTCAAATTATCGGGAGTAGCACCTGTTTCACGCTACCCGATCGGCATTGCCTTTGGGAAGTGCCATTGGTAAACTCCATGGGAAGAGTCATGGTCTATTGTGGCCTTCATGACAATCCAAAAGTTTCTATGGATAGGGATGGGACATTCTGTGGAAAGCCATGGAAAAATGTTTTGGAAGATCTTAAAATCCAGGATACGGATATTTGGGACACATCCAACCTTGACAAGTGCTTATGGAATGCTAGGCTTTTTCCCATCATGT
This window encodes:
- the LOC119292137 gene encoding bifunctional fucokinase/fucose pyrophosphorylase-like isoform X3, giving the protein MEPARRRRRRAHTADEAAAVLRKAWCRLRLSARDPARVPPWDAVALTAASPEQAALYGRQLARARRLGRFPPSTAALAVPDPDGARIGSGAATLHAVASLARRLLSQATKEEIAEFRLLPEANGSSIPPASVARFMATKHVLLLHAGGDSKRVPWANPMGKAFLPVPYLAGDNPDGPVPLLFDHILAVSASARQAFKNQGGIFIMTGDVLPCFDASNLLLPDDAACIVTAPTTLDVASNHGVVVASKDGTEAQNYSLCLVDNLLQKPTVSELVEGQAILDDGRALLDTGIIAVRGKAWQELVSLAYSSSQTMIEEIITSRKELSLYEDLVAAWVPTKHEWLRDRPFGKELIAALGRHKMFSFCSYDFSFLHFGTSAEVLDHLAGSYSGLVGRRHMCSVPETTACDIAATTVILCSKISAGVSIGEDSLVYDSSLSGRVRIGSQSIVVGVNIHELHGDSPQIIGSSTCFTLPDRHCLWEVPLVNSMGRVMVYCGLHDNPKVSMDRDGTFCGKPWKNVLEDLKIQDTDIWDTSNLDKCLWNARLFPIMSPPEMLSVGLWLMGSSGCDPDGKVSRMWRKSRRVSLEELHRSIDYHQLCMDSAKHQADLAAAVAKSCMTYGLLGRNLFQLCEEMLGNDSSSVEVCKELLTFCPSHGDQYSGVLPQSRGYQVKMDLLRASGDLSTASLVEEKVWASVASETASAIKYGSKEPSSSATTSSNGNLRPKKVVVELPVRVDFVGGWSDTPPWSLERPGCVLNMAISLEGRLPVGATTEATEDHHGVLIEDDVDRKV